The following proteins come from a genomic window of Dreissena polymorpha isolate Duluth1 chromosome 1, UMN_Dpol_1.0, whole genome shotgun sequence:
- the LOC127840976 gene encoding zinc finger matrin-type protein 5-like has product MGKRYYCDFCDRSFADTGVNRKNHFKGVQHQRLKKQHYDAFRDPASILAEESTKIPCTRFQTGSCDFGDSCKFSHMTPERLHHLQELVSKQRQKSEKDINFNKDLKEPTLEEWLEKRSKRLRKTENNEEETEELHYELPPFLNISNLPPSLLPPSAEELRNTAKCEWG; this is encoded by the exons ATGGGCAAACGTTACTACTGTGATTTCTGTGACAGATCATTTGCAGATACAGGTGTAAATAGAAAAAATCATTTCAAAGGCGTCCAACACCAACGTTTAAAAAAGCAGCATTATGATGCATTTCGTG ATCCAGCTTCAATACTTGCAGAAGAAAGCACTAAAATTCCCTGTACACGATTTCAGACAG GAAGTTGTGACTTTGGTGACAGTTGCAAGTTTTCCCACATGACACCAGAGAGACTACATCATCTTCAAGAACTTG TTTCAAAGCAAAGACAGAAGTCAGAAAAAGACATAAACTTCAATAAAGACCTAAAAGAGCCCACACTGGAAGAATGGTTGGAGAAAAGAAGCAAGCGCCTTCGTAAGACTGAAAATAATGAGGAAGAAACTGAAGAATTACATTATGAATTACCCCcctttttaaacatttcaaatttaCCTCCATCATTATTGCCACCTTCTGCTGAAGAGCTTAGAAACACAGCCAAGTGTGAATGGGGCTGA
- the LOC127841010 gene encoding DNA-directed RNA polymerase II subunit RPB11-a-like has protein sequence MNAPSTFESFLLFESEKKIQIDKDTKVPNASIFTINKEDHTLGNMICTQLRKDPQVLFTGYKNPHPLEHKIVLRVQTTPDYSPQEALTNAITDLISEVSLLEERFREAVREKQEGDI, from the exons atgaatgcaCCATCAACTTTTGAGTCGTTTTTGTTATTTGAATCTGAAAAgaa GATACAAATAGACAAGGATACCAAAGTACCCAATGCATCTATATTCACTATCAACAAAGAAGACCATACCCTGGGGAACATGATTTGCAC ACAATTGCGCAAGGATCCACAGGTTTTGTTCACTGGTTACAAGAATCCGCATCCCCTGGAGCACAAAATAGTGTTGCGTGTGCAGACAACGCCTGACTACAGTCCCCAGGAAGCCCTCACCAATGCCATCACTGATCTCATCTCCGAAGTCTCACTGCTTGAGGAACGATTCAGG GAAGCTGTTAGAGAAAAGCAGGAGGGAGATATTTGA